The genomic segment CGACCCCGGATCAGGTCCGGGGCAGGCTCTCTCCCAGAGGGAGAGGTGCTGATCCACTGCTGCGGATGGGTCAGCGCCTGATCGGTCATCGCTGAGAGTTGCGGCGTCTTTCTGTTGAGCCCTTCTCCCTTTGGGAGAAGGTGCCCGAAGGGCGGATGAGGGCGCTTGTGAACGCTTCCTCTCTTCCATCCCTCACCCGACGCGCCGTGCGCGTCGACCCCGGATCAGGTCCGGGGCAGGCTCTCTCCCAGAGGGAGAGGTGCATAAAGAGCACTCTTGACTCAACCCGCCGGCGGCGGCGGTGCCTGCGAGGCCATCGCTTCGAGCTCGTCGCACATCTGCTTCTGCTGCGGCGGCGTGGCCTGGGTGAACTGGGCGTTGGTCTTTTCGTGTGCGGACGCGAACTCGCCGTCGAAGGTGCCGACGTCGCCGCCCATCTTGGTGAATTCCTGGCGCAGCTGATCCTTGGCCTGGTTGAGCTGTGCGTCCGAGACGTTCGGATCGCACAGCTTCGCGGCGGCGTGCATCGCGCCGGCGATGCCGGCGATCTGGGTCAGCATGGTGCTCGCCGCATCGCCGGTCAGAGGGGCGTCGACCGGCGGTGTGCCCGATTCGATCTGCGCCTGCGCGGCTTCCGATGGCTGGGTCTGCCTGTCCTCGACCGGCTGGGTCTGCGCTGCGTCATCGGTCGCGGGCTGCGGCGCGGCGCCACAGGCGGCGAGGCCGAACACCGCGGGTACGAGCAGGCAGGCGAAACGTCGGGTACGGGGAAGCATCATGCGGCCATCTCCATCAGGGGAGCGGCGAGCCTAGCAAACGCGTTGCGAAGGACAGGCGTTCTGCGTCAGGGCGTCTGCGGTGTCGCGCGGCGCAAGCGATAGGCCTGCAGATGCACCCAGGCCGCATCGAGATGCGGCACCGCGCGACCGCTCGCATGCGCGCGTGCGCGCAGGTCGCCAATGATCTGCAGCGCCTCCACGTCCTGACCGGATTCGAGATCGCGCAGCATCGAGGCGGTGACCGTGGAACCAGGCTTCGTCAGCAGAGCACGCGCCTGCTGCGCGGCTTCGGCCGGAATCGCGTGGCCGTCCGCGGCGGCAACTGCGAGACATTCCTCGTGCAGCGCCGACAGGAATTCAGTGCCGCCGTCGGTGTCGACGATACGGCCGATGCTGGCGCGCATCAGGCAAGTCGCCGCAGCGAGCGCGGCGAGGAAGGTGAACTTGTTCCAGGCGGCCTGCATGAAGCTGTCGCTGCGCACGGCATCGAAGCCGGATGCGCCTGCGCACACCGCTTCCAGCGCGCGCGTCCGTGCGCTGCCGTTGTGCGCGGAATCGCGCTCGCCGAAGGTCATCGACGGCGGCGACGGCAGATGCACGACTTCGCCGTCCTCGCCCTTCATCGCGCTGATGAAACACAGACCGCCGAGCACACGGTCGGCGCCGAAGCGTGCGTCGAGCGCGGCGTAATGCAGCAGGCCGTTGAGAATCGGCAGCACGGCGGTGTCCGCAGTCACGGCCGGGGCGATCGCGTCGATCGAACTGTCGAGGTCGTAGGCCTTGCAGCTCAGCAGCACCAGATCGAACGGCCGTTCCGCAGCAAGCGCGGGCAGCGCATCGGCGGTGACGTGCGCGACCGGGAACTGCGCATCGCCCAGGCCACTGCGGATGCGCAGACCGTCGCGTTCGAGCTGCGCCGCGCGTGCGGGACGCACGAGGAAGGTGACGTCGACCCCGGCCTGCGCAAGGCGACCGCCGAAGTAACCGCCGGTGCCGCCGGCGCCGAGAACGAGAATGCGCATGACCAGTCCTTGTGCAGGGATGCGCGCGGCGCTCACCGCGCGCGGATAAACCTCAGCTGCGCAGACCGATGCCGCGCTTGAGCAGCCACAGCGCCAGCGCGCCGAGTGCGATGACGAAGCCGATCATCAGCGCGAACGACACGCCCAGCGAGACGTCGCTGACGCCGAGCAGGCCGTAGCGGAACGCGTTGACCATGTAGAAGATCGGGTTGGCATGCGTCGCGGTTTCGGCCCAGCCGGGCAGCAGCGAGACCGAATAGAACACGCCGCCCAGGTACGTCAGCGGGGTGAGGATGAAGATCGGCACGATGGCGACGTCGTCGAATTTCTTCGCATAGACCGCGTTGACGAAACCGGCCAGCGCGAAGATCGTCGCGCCCAGCAGCACGGTGGCGAAGGTGACCAGCGGATGCGGAATGCGCACGGTGGTGAACAGCATCGCGATGCACAGCACGATGACGCCGACGGCAAGACCGCGCGTCACCGCGCCGATCACGTAACCGCCCAGGATCACCCAGCTCGGCATCGGGCTGACCAGCAGTTCCTCGACGTGGCGGCCGAACTTCGCGCCGAAGAAACTCGACGAGATGTTGCCGTAGCTGTTCTGGATCACGCTCATCATCACCAGGCCCGGCACGATGAAATCCATGTAGCGGATGCCGTCCATTTCGCCGACACGCGCGCCGATCAGGCCGCCGAAGATCAGGAAGTACAGCGTCATCGTGATCGCCGGCGGCACGAGGGTCTGGCCCCAGATGCGCAGGATGCGGACGATCTCGCGCCGCGCGATCGTGTACAGCGCGACCCAGTGGCGCTGCGCGGTGCCTTCGATGGCGGCGACGTCGGTGCTCTTCGTGCTCATGCCGTCTTCTCCTGCTGCGAGGCGGCATTGGGGCCGGTCATGCGCACGAACAGTTCCTCGAGCCGGTTGGACTTGGTGCGCATCGAGCGCACGCGGATGCCGGCTCCGTCGAGCGTGGCGAACACACGGTTGAGATCCATCGCGCGCGGCATGTCGAGATCCAGCGTGTGGTCGTCGGTCGCGATGAGGGTGGTGCCCTCGATCGGCGGCAGGGTGGCGGGCAGCGTGCCGTCGATGTCGAAGATGAAACCCTCGACGTCGAGCTTGGACAGCAGCACGCGCATCGGACCCTGCTCGACGATGATGCCGCGGTCGATGATCGCGAGGTTCCGGCACAGGCTCTCGGCTTCTTCCAGGTAATGCGTGGTCAGGATGATCGTCGTGCCGGCGGCGTTGATCTCCTTGAGCGTCTGCCACATGCCGCGGCGGATCTCGATGTCGACGCCGGCGGTGGGTTCGTCGAGGATCAGCAGCCGCGGGCGCGTCATCATCGCGCGGGCGATCATCAGGCGACGCTTCATGCCGCCCGACAGCGTGCGCGACATCGTCGTCGCCTTGTCCCAGAGCTGCGCGCGCTTGAGTTCCTCCTCGGCGCGCACCATCGCCTCGGCGCGCGGGATGCCGTAGAAACCCGCGTAGTTGACGAGGATGTCGAAGGGCTTTTCGAAGAAGTTGAAGTTCAGTTCCTGCGGCACCAGGCCGATCAGGCGCATCGCCGCGTCGCGGTTGGTGTGCAGGTCGGTGCCGAACAGGCGCACGTCGCCCGAGGTCTTGTTGACCAGCGAGGAGATGATGCCGATCAGCGTCGACTTGCCGGCGCCGTTGGGGCCGAGCAGTGCGAAGAAATCACCGGGTGCGACGTCGAGCGAGATGCCCTTGAGCGCCTCGACACCACCGTCATAGGTCTTGCGCAGATCGCGCACCGAAAGGGCGGCGTCGGCCTGGGGAATCGGGGACATGTCCATCGCTCGTGCCGCGGATGGCGCGGCGGGGGTCCGTAGTATAGGGACGCCCCGACGGGCCCGGCCGCAACGGCGCGTTGCACGCGTGGGGCCGTGCAGGTGCGCAACACGGCATTGCGGCGTCTGCACCGGCCGTGGCGGGCCGACCCGCTACCATAGCGGCATGGAGCCCCACCGGCCGCGGACCGCGCCGGACGCTCGTCGAATCACGGACAAATTCCCGCAGTGGCCATCACGCAGTTCCCCATCAAGCTCGTCTCGCGGCGCATGGTCGCGCCGACCGTCGCCCACCTGTCCTTCGTCCGCGCCGACGGCCAGCCGCTGGACTTCATCCCCGGGCAGTTCATCCAGATCCATTTCGAGTACGCCGACGGCACCGCCACCAAGCGCTCGTATTCGCTGGCGACGATCCACGATCACGCGATCGGTCCGGGCGAGGCGATCGAGGTCGCCGTGAGCTATGTGCCCGGTGGCGCGGCGACGGCGCTGTTCGAGGGCATGGATCTGGGCAGCACGGTGCAGGCCAGCGGCCCGTTCGGGCGCTTCTGCCTGATGCCGCAGGACACCAACCGCCGCTATCTGCTGGTCGGCACCGGCACCGGCGTGACCCCGTACCGGGCGATGCTGCCGCTGCTGGAGACGGCGATCGCCGAGCGCGGCGTCGAGGTGGTGCTGCTGATGGGTGCGCGTACGCCGGCCGAACTGCTGTACGGCGACGACTTCCGCGCATTCGCCGATCGGCATCCGAACTTCCGCTTCGTACCGTGCTTCTCGCGCGAGTTGCCGGACGCGCCGCATGCCGACGTGCGCCACGGCTATGTGCAGCAGTTCCTCGAGGAATTCGCACCGGGCGACGGTGACATCGCCTACCTGTGCGGCAATCCGAACATGGTCGACGCGACGTTCGAGGCGCTCAAGGGCTTCGGCCTGCCGGTGCCGCTGATTCGTCGCGAGAAGTACGTCAGCAGCAAGTGACCCGTCGCGGATGACGACGCCCGACAGCGCCACGACGTCGCATCCCCAGTTCGCCTCTCTCATGCCGCCCGCGCCCGAGGCGTCGGCGAAACGCCCGCTGTGGCGGCGCGCGCTGCGGCCGCTGGCGCTGTTTGTCGCCGGCGGTCTGTTCGGCGTGGGCGTCGCCAGACTCGGCCTGCCGGCGCTGGAAGCGCTGCCGCCCGGCACCGGACTCGCGCTGCTGGCCGGCTTTTTCCTGTCGCTGTGGCCGCACATCGTGCTGCACGAGGCCGGACATGCGCTCGCGGGCCTGTCGCGCGGCATGCATGCGATCGGGTTCGGTGTCGGACCATTCCGGTTCGAGCGCGGCAGCGACGATCGCTGGCGCTGGCGCTACGGCGGTGGCGTGCGCGGCATCGGCGGCTTCGCCGCGTTGCTGCCCCGCGGCGAACGCGGCCTGTCGCGCCTCGACCAGACGGTCTTCCTGCTGGGCGGGCCGCTGGCCAACCTGGTGACGGCTGCGCTGTGCCTGGCCCTGGTGGCCTGGGTGCCGATGTCGACCTGGTGGATGGCCGCGGGTCTGGGCGTGGCGCTCGGCGCCGCGTGCATGGGCCTGGGCAATCTGGTGCCGCTGCACCGGGAGGGTTGGCGCTCCGATGGCCGCGGCCTGCTCGATCTCGCGCGTCGCACACCCGATGCCGCGCTGCAGTTGCAGATCAACCAGTTGATGGCGCTGAGCCTGGCCGACGTGCGACCGCGCGACTGGCCGGCCACGTCGATCCCCGTCGTGGACGGCGGCGTCGCCAGCAGCGGCCTGGAGCTGACGGCGCGCCTGTTGCGTCTGTCGCACGCCTCCGATTGCCGCGATGCCGACGCTGCGCGCGAGGAAGCCGAGGCGCTGGCCGCCGCATTTCCGAAGGCGCCGGCGGTGTTCCAGCCCGCCATCGCCGTCACGCTCGCCAGCCATGCGGCGCTGCTGGTTGGCGACCGCGCCCTGCTTGCCGCCTGGCGCGCGCGTTGCGAGGGCGGGCTGATGGACCTGTCGCCGTATCGTGCGTGGATCGATGCCGAACTCGCATCCCTGGACGGCGACGCAGACGCGCTCGCGGCGCATCTGCAACAGGCGCACGCACTCGCGGACCGGTTGCCGGACGCCGCCAGCCGGCGCGTGTTCGATGAGCGGCTCGCCGTGCTGGCGCAGACCCGCGACGCCGCGGTCGTCGCGATCTGACGCGACGGCGCAGCCTGTCAAGCACGCTTGACACAGGAATTCGCCCCGCGCATGCTCCGTGTCAAGCCCACTTGACACACGGTCCCGCCATGGACGCATCGTCCGCCCGTCTTTCGCTTCGCGCCGTCGCCTTGATTCTGCTCGCTGCGGCAGTCGCCTTGCGGCTGCTGGCGCCGACGGCGCCGGAATGGGCCAGCGTCCTGATCCTGCTGTCGGCGGTGGGCATCGGCGTGGTGTCGCTGTCGCGGCGTGCAACGGCCTGCGATGGCGCGCCGGCGGCGCTGCAGCGTCGCTACACCCGCAACGTCCTCATCGGCATGGGCGCCTACACCGTGCTGCTGTTCGTCTCGTTGCTGCTGCTGCGCAGTGTCGAGGCGCCGGTGCTGCGCGCGCTGATCGCCCTGATGCCGGTCGCGCCGATCGCACTGGTGCTAAGGGCGATGGTCCATTTCGTCCGCGGCGTCGACGAGCTGCAGCAGCGCATCGAGTTCGAAGCGGTCTGCATCGCCGCCGCGCTGGTCGCGTTCGCGTACATGACCGCCGGATTCCTACAGGCGGCGCGTGTCATCGACGTGCCCGCGAGCGCGGCGATGCTGTGGGTGTTTCCGCTGCTGTGCGGCACCTACGGCATCGCCAAAGCCATCATCGCGCGGCGCTACCGGTGAGCGCGCGCGGATGAAGAGCCGGGTGCGCGAACTGCGCGAGGCCTGCGGCTGGTCACAAGCACAGCTCGGCGACCGTCTGGATGTATCGAGACAGACGATCAACGCGATCGAAACCGGAAAGTACGACCCCAGCCTGCCGCTGGCGTTCCGGATCGCGCGCGAGTTCGCCGAGCCCATCGAATCCATTTTCCTGTTCGAGGACGTTCCATGACAGCAACGAGGCTTTCCCTGCTGGCGCTGGCCGCGAGTGCGACGCTCGCCGGCTGCAGCGGCGGTACACCAGCGCCCGCCGATGGCGACGGCGCGCGACCGGCGCGCATGTTCGGCCAGATCCCGTTCCACGCTTGCACGCTCGACGGCGGCAACGCCGCCACGCGCGTCGAAGCGCAGTGCGCGACCTTCGAAGTGCCGGAGAATCCCGACGCACCGGAAGGCCGCAAGATCGGTCTCAACATCGCGTGGCTGCCGGCGGATTCGAACGACGGCGGCACCGCCGATCCGGTGTTCTTCCTCGCCGGCGGCCCCGGCCAGGCGGCGACCGAACTGGCCGCGCAGATCAACAACGGCCTGCGCGAAGTGCGCCGCCAGCGCGACATCGTGCTGGTCGACCAGCGCGGCACCGGCAGTTCGAATCCGCTGACCTGCACCGATGCCGATGGCGAGGCGATGGAACTCGATGCACTGACCGCGCCCGACGACGCCGCGCTCGACGCCTACGTCGGCCGATGCCTGGCCGGCCTGGAAGACCGCGCGGATCCGCGTTTCTACACGACGGCCAACGCGATCCGCGACCTCGACACCGTGCGCGCCGCGCTCGGCGCCGAACAGGTGAATCTGGTCGGGGGCTCCTACGGCACGCGCGTGGCGCAGCAGTATGCGATGGCGTATCCGCAGCACACGCGCAGCATCGTGCTCGACGGCGTGGCGCCGAACGATCTGGTCGTCGGCGGCGAGTTCGCGCACACCTTCGAAGATGCGCTCAGCTTGCAGTCGAAGCAGTGCGCGCAGGACGCCGCTTGCCGCGAACGCTTTCCGACCGATCTGCAGGCACAACTGCGCGGCGTGCTGTCGACGCTGCAGACGACGCCGGCGCCGGTGACCTATCGCGATCCGACTACTGGCGCGCAGCGCGATGGCGTGGTCACGCCGGACACGGTGACCGGCCTCGCGTTCCTGTTCTCGTACGCGCCGCAGACCGCATCGCTGCTGCCGCTGATCCTCGATGAAGCCGCGCAGGGCCGCTACGGTCCGCTGATGTCGCTGTCGCAACTCATGTACAGCAACGTGGGCGGACAGATGACGCGCGGCATGCAGTGGTCGGTGATCTGCGCCGAAGACGCGGGCCGCTACCGCGAAGACGGCCGCGTCGCGGACACGATCCTCGGTCCCGGTGTCGCCAGCATGTTCTTCGGCGCCTGCCGCACCTGGCCCACCGGCACGCCGCCGGCCAACCACACCGCGGCGCTGCAGTCCGAGGTGCCCGCGCTGCTGATGTCGGGTGAACTCGACCCGGTGACGCCGCCCGCGTATGCCGAGCGCGTGCTGGCCGGTCTGCCCAACGGACGCCATCTGGTGTTCAAGGGTCAGGGCCACGGCACGTTCGCGCTCGGCTGCGCGCCCAAGCTGCTCGCGCAGTTCATCGAATCGACCGATGCCAAGGCGCTCGACGCCACCTGCCTGGATGCGATGCGTCCGGTGCCGCCATTCATCAGCTTCAACGGGTGGTCGCCGTGACCGCGCCGCGCCTGTCGACTTCCCTCTTTCTTCCGGAGCTCCGCCGATGATCACGGCCCAGCAACTGCACAAGGCGTTCAAGACGAAGACCGGCACGGTCAAGGCCGTCGACGGCGTCGACTTCGTCGCCGAGGACGGCCGCATCACCGGCCTGCTCGGTCCCAACGGCGCCGGCAAGACGACGACGCTGCGCATGCTCTACACGCTGATGAAGCCCGACAGCGGCCGCGTGCTGGTCGACGGCATCGACGCCGCGCAGGATCCGGCCGCGGTGCGTCGCGTGCTCGGCGTGCTGCCCGATGCGCGCGGCGTCTACAAGCGCCTGACCGCACGCGAGAACATCCGCTACTTCGGCGAGCTGCATGGTCTGTCGAAGGCGGAAATCCTTGATCGGACGCGCGTGCTCAGTGAACAGCTCGACATGGGCGAGATTCTCGACCGCCAGACCGAAGGCTTCAGCCAGGGCCAGCGCACCAAGACCGCGATCGCCCGCGCGCTGGTGCACGACCCGCGCAACGTGATTCTCGACGAGCCGACCAACGGCCTGGACGTGATGACCACGCGCGCGATGCGCGAATTCCTGTTCAAGCTGCGCGATGACGGCCGCTGCGTGATCTTCTCCAGCCACATCATGCAGGAGGTCGCCGCGCTGTGTGATCGCATCGTCATCGTCGCCAAGGGCCGCGTCGTCGCCGACGGCACCGCCGACGAACTGCGCGAGCGTTTCGGCAAGCCGAATCTCGAAGACGCATTCGTCAGTGCGATCGGTTCCGAGGAGGGCCTGCTGGCATGAGCAACATGAAATGGATGTGGTGCGTGGTGCGCAAGGAGCTGCTCGACATCGCGCGCGACCGGCGCACGTTGTTCATGGCGCTGCTGCTCGGCCCGTTGATGTACCCGCTGCTGATGCTGGGCATGAACTTCATGGCCGAGAAGCGCATGAAGACCGAACAGGACCGCGTGCTGGAAGTGCCGGTGATCGGCGCCGAACACGCGCCCAATCTCGTCGCGCATCTGGCGACGCTCGGCATCCAGGCCGTCGATGCACCGGCGGATCTCGACGCGGCGATCGCCGGCCAGGACATCGACGTGGCGATCGAGATTCCGGCGAGCTTCGCCGAGGACTGGCACGCCGGTCGTCCGGCGACGGTCGAGATCATCAGCGACAGCACGCGCCGCAACGCCGAGACGCCGACGCGTCGTGTGCGGAATGCGATCACCGCCTACGGCCAGCAGGTCGGCGCCCTGCGCCTGCTCGCCCGCGGCATCGATCCGTCGGTGGTGCAGCCGGTTGCAGTCGGCACACGCGACACGGCGACCGAGGAAGCCAAGCGCGGCATCCTGCTGGCGATCCTTCTGCCGTATCTGCTGATCCTGTCGAGCTTCATCGGCGGCTCGTATCTGATCCTCGACGCCACCGCCGGCGAACGCGAACGCCAGTCGCTGGAACCGCTGCTGGCCACCCCCGCCTCGCGCGGCGCGATCGTCAGCGGCAAGATCGCCGCCGCCTGCATCATCGGCATGGTCTCGCTGCTGCTCACCCTGCTCGCCTTCAAGATCAGCGCGCAGATGGGCACGAGCGCCTCGCGGATGCTCGACGTCAGCTTCGTCGCGATCGGCAAGATGCTGCTGGTGCTGCTGCCGATGCTGTTCGTCGGCACGTCGCTGCTGACCTTCCTCGCCGCGACCGCCAAGAGCATGAAGGAAGCCCAGAGCCACATCGTCTGGCTGATGCTGCTGCCGATGGTTCCGAGCTTCGTGCTGATGATCAACCCGATCAAGACCGAGCTGTGGCAGTTCGCCGTGCCGTTCCTCGCACAGAACCAGCTGCTGCTGAAGATCATCCGCGCCGAACCGATCGCGCCGGAAGTGTGGGGTGTGTATCTGGGGGCGAGCCTGGCATTGGCTGCGGCGCTGTGGCTGCTGGCCGTGTGGCGCTATGGGCAGGAGAAGTTGGCAGTTGCCGGCTGACGGCAGCCTTCGCCTTCATAAGAAAGCCCGGCATCTGCCGGGCTTTTTCTTGCGCGTACTCGTCAGACGCCTCAACGCGTGACGCGGCTGTACGTGATGCCGCGATGCACCTGCGTACCCGGAGGGCGCCGCCCATGGATGGGCGGCGTTTTCCGACCGAGGCAGGATGCCGAGTCGGAAAATCCCGGTGCGC from the Luteimonas fraxinea genome contains:
- a CDS encoding ATP-binding cassette domain-containing protein, which encodes MITAQQLHKAFKTKTGTVKAVDGVDFVAEDGRITGLLGPNGAGKTTTLRMLYTLMKPDSGRVLVDGIDAAQDPAAVRRVLGVLPDARGVYKRLTARENIRYFGELHGLSKAEILDRTRVLSEQLDMGEILDRQTEGFSQGQRTKTAIARALVHDPRNVILDEPTNGLDVMTTRAMREFLFKLRDDGRCVIFSSHIMQEVAALCDRIVIVAKGRVVADGTADELRERFGKPNLEDAFVSAIGSEEGLLA
- a CDS encoding site-2 protease family protein, producing the protein MTTPDSATTSHPQFASLMPPAPEASAKRPLWRRALRPLALFVAGGLFGVGVARLGLPALEALPPGTGLALLAGFFLSLWPHIVLHEAGHALAGLSRGMHAIGFGVGPFRFERGSDDRWRWRYGGGVRGIGGFAALLPRGERGLSRLDQTVFLLGGPLANLVTAALCLALVAWVPMSTWWMAAGLGVALGAACMGLGNLVPLHREGWRSDGRGLLDLARRTPDAALQLQINQLMALSLADVRPRDWPATSIPVVDGGVASSGLELTARLLRLSHASDCRDADAAREEAEALAAAFPKAPAVFQPAIAVTLASHAALLVGDRALLAAWRARCEGGLMDLSPYRAWIDAELASLDGDADALAAHLQQAHALADRLPDAASRRVFDERLAVLAQTRDAAVVAI
- a CDS encoding helix-turn-helix transcriptional regulator gives rise to the protein MKSRVRELREACGWSQAQLGDRLDVSRQTINAIETGKYDPSLPLAFRIAREFAEPIESIFLFEDVP
- the panE gene encoding 2-dehydropantoate 2-reductase, which encodes MRILVLGAGGTGGYFGGRLAQAGVDVTFLVRPARAAQLERDGLRIRSGLGDAQFPVAHVTADALPALAAERPFDLVLLSCKAYDLDSSIDAIAPAVTADTAVLPILNGLLHYAALDARFGADRVLGGLCFISAMKGEDGEVVHLPSPPSMTFGERDSAHNGSARTRALEAVCAGASGFDAVRSDSFMQAAWNKFTFLAALAAATCLMRASIGRIVDTDGGTEFLSALHEECLAVAAADGHAIPAEAAQQARALLTKPGSTVTASMLRDLESGQDVEALQIIGDLRARAHASGRAVPHLDAAWVHLQAYRLRRATPQTP
- a CDS encoding ABC transporter permease; protein product: MSTKSTDVAAIEGTAQRHWVALYTIARREIVRILRIWGQTLVPPAITMTLYFLIFGGLIGARVGEMDGIRYMDFIVPGLVMMSVIQNSYGNISSSFFGAKFGRHVEELLVSPMPSWVILGGYVIGAVTRGLAVGVIVLCIAMLFTTVRIPHPLVTFATVLLGATIFALAGFVNAVYAKKFDDVAIVPIFILTPLTYLGGVFYSVSLLPGWAETATHANPIFYMVNAFRYGLLGVSDVSLGVSFALMIGFVIALGALALWLLKRGIGLRS
- a CDS encoding ferredoxin--NADP reductase, whose translation is MAITQFPIKLVSRRMVAPTVAHLSFVRADGQPLDFIPGQFIQIHFEYADGTATKRSYSLATIHDHAIGPGEAIEVAVSYVPGGAATALFEGMDLGSTVQASGPFGRFCLMPQDTNRRYLLVGTGTGVTPYRAMLPLLETAIAERGVEVVLLMGARTPAELLYGDDFRAFADRHPNFRFVPCFSRELPDAPHADVRHGYVQQFLEEFAPGDGDIAYLCGNPNMVDATFEALKGFGLPVPLIRREKYVSSK
- a CDS encoding ABC transporter permease, whose translation is MSNMKWMWCVVRKELLDIARDRRTLFMALLLGPLMYPLLMLGMNFMAEKRMKTEQDRVLEVPVIGAEHAPNLVAHLATLGIQAVDAPADLDAAIAGQDIDVAIEIPASFAEDWHAGRPATVEIISDSTRRNAETPTRRVRNAITAYGQQVGALRLLARGIDPSVVQPVAVGTRDTATEEAKRGILLAILLPYLLILSSFIGGSYLILDATAGERERQSLEPLLATPASRGAIVSGKIAAACIIGMVSLLLTLLAFKISAQMGTSASRMLDVSFVAIGKMLLVLLPMLFVGTSLLTFLAATAKSMKEAQSHIVWLMLLPMVPSFVLMINPIKTELWQFAVPFLAQNQLLLKIIRAEPIAPEVWGVYLGASLALAAALWLLAVWRYGQEKLAVAG
- a CDS encoding ABC transporter ATP-binding protein, whose amino-acid sequence is MSPIPQADAALSVRDLRKTYDGGVEALKGISLDVAPGDFFALLGPNGAGKSTLIGIISSLVNKTSGDVRLFGTDLHTNRDAAMRLIGLVPQELNFNFFEKPFDILVNYAGFYGIPRAEAMVRAEEELKRAQLWDKATTMSRTLSGGMKRRLMIARAMMTRPRLLILDEPTAGVDIEIRRGMWQTLKEINAAGTTIILTTHYLEEAESLCRNLAIIDRGIIVEQGPMRVLLSKLDVEGFIFDIDGTLPATLPPIEGTTLIATDDHTLDLDMPRAMDLNRVFATLDGAGIRVRSMRTKSNRLEELFVRMTGPNAASQQEKTA
- a CDS encoding alpha/beta hydrolase — translated: MTATRLSLLALAASATLAGCSGGTPAPADGDGARPARMFGQIPFHACTLDGGNAATRVEAQCATFEVPENPDAPEGRKIGLNIAWLPADSNDGGTADPVFFLAGGPGQAATELAAQINNGLREVRRQRDIVLVDQRGTGSSNPLTCTDADGEAMELDALTAPDDAALDAYVGRCLAGLEDRADPRFYTTANAIRDLDTVRAALGAEQVNLVGGSYGTRVAQQYAMAYPQHTRSIVLDGVAPNDLVVGGEFAHTFEDALSLQSKQCAQDAACRERFPTDLQAQLRGVLSTLQTTPAPVTYRDPTTGAQRDGVVTPDTVTGLAFLFSYAPQTASLLPLILDEAAQGRYGPLMSLSQLMYSNVGGQMTRGMQWSVICAEDAGRYREDGRVADTILGPGVASMFFGACRTWPTGTPPANHTAALQSEVPALLMSGELDPVTPPAYAERVLAGLPNGRHLVFKGQGHGTFALGCAPKLLAQFIESTDAKALDATCLDAMRPVPPFISFNGWSP